From Anopheles funestus chromosome 3RL, idAnoFuneDA-416_04, whole genome shotgun sequence, a single genomic window includes:
- the LOC125768042 gene encoding probable helicase with zinc finger domain yields MTEAQANEYLRNRLWQKAKDIYDSIVEASGNDQPSGRRLSKEQVIACLYGRTECCLELQQYDQVTQDCQRLLKLLTLAENAANNNSNPNSNGSAPVSSTESPSPTPSSSSTGSSSSSSGKGTSAKSTANGTSNAGVVGASSTESKIRKRLIHSLFKQQKFSEAEVILQEWATCPGANQDIGRYLDRLKVLLQMASSSGGSSPSADGGGENQQTNAGGNNNLPDGSPATGAEHTTSSSSSTVSSLSSLNDEYEQIETKLDKLILNNLPPDRYTKQLGRIESQLKVGNGDTTEGLSAELDEANQKPVGLKKQQQDGDIPKETEPTAGGKSAGKASTATHMNSSGSSCSSSSSSSSSSSSNSDSKASDSNCNLFNEANSDKGEKKASNTDRGTVGGSGGSRTMDSSSGGRGSGTVGVSGGKLANNHPAEKHGKAVGGSFGQDKLSGGGSKGMPMDKLSSITCVYCTLSFADRSELRAHCQTESHQNIIMSDEGRDWKWRPPPRGFVAESYTLCEKFQDNQNCHYGNQCVEAHGVDELNEWKERFEYRKKKLQRARDKELYGKSYTEQLLERWVQAPSPEKVMREKVEGVEDSCSHDLVTTISSKVSKREWSFVLKSKRHLKAVALLQDAHRNHFVLKQVCPGELRIGGAGSSSGSNNTKKGMIAGGKGTSTEAELNSEQEWIAPSASTDKGDTTATILEHRVKVGFSTEIYGTFRQTVVFDFGREPVLVKHICVDVVPVTEVDKIQEIKKDIVMSTAERWDETNSEIFEFTTAPIPHMHTPAYTADAEREKDLLVRYPLPKASTFVLTQSTITEKKLTRNNYRNRIHELLYVEEIARYEQIARYNLTTRLSIVTNYLLTPSGMATSTAKYSHSGELFALMKLGKDVSEDTSAGRLILNNCQAVYIAAARETIPAGERRKVYEAVIEDKGKNMIYLKVSAKAVTGLGLKPDTEFLSDIQFQPNRLTYCEWHQAIDKIADFRIIFPEIFLEPSIPWTPQRQWDASLDPKLNSKQKEAVVAITTPVNVPLPPILLIGPFGTGKTYTLAQAIKQLLLQDSTKILICTHSNSAADLYIKDYLHPWVEEGMTEARPLRVYYHKRWVATVNSIVQKYCLVDLNINMRNFRRPTVKDILKHRIVVVTLNISTELASLDLPKGHFTHIFLDEAAQAMECEAIMPLALAGEGTRIVLAGDHMQMSPELFSNFAKERKLHVSLLERLYDHYPNDFPCKILLCENYRAHDAIIRFTSELFYEQKLIASGKQPRHEKFYPLTFFTTRGEDVQDKNSTAFYNNSEVYEVVERVCELRKKWPSAWGKINDQSIGIMTPYADQVFRIRSELRKRRMGGISVERVANVQGKQFRAIFLSTVRTRRTCNTNPSEGTNTNEEVDYGFLSNSKLLNTAITRAQSLVAVVGDPVALCSIGRCRKVWERFIEICYQNKSLFGITWSLLRSQLDGVELKKTYVLNPLAPEFIPRALQGEAYLRDQAASIGGLAMSASGQFHPLAVAAHHGGPVGAPHQSHHGSAHQQQQQPQQQQQQQQQQQHPQQQHQQQVPSVHASHHLHHLQSHHHGAPQQPGAGSSFHHGNLAAAAAAAAAAGGNFPLGNVAGGSTGAGIAGLPNAATAAALMRNQLAITPFIGPTSAVQGPVAQTSMLQQHIQSQQPSQPQPPQQQPQQQQFPYQNQLYFYQQQQQQQQQSSQQQSLRAGGPSLVPPSALGGPPIPPNMAPPNQNAPNLWGSGAGSSFPMVSSPGGRNTPPGWRLAQKNVPPSIRPQLAAAVAAVAAAGQPVTHPLSMGLPGGPSRPGPPPLIAPPMRSPTIAGGQAPPCPPLGPLSYFQQQPNKGPTGAAGTTLMQTQAQQQQQQQQAGGAFGLYHQAPHLGGGPLQQGPVVAQPNHHIRPMLTGGPISPSSFQQQQQPQVVPNSQSQGHFGQTGDLYMTSIQSDLMAMSNRMPHMAVAAAAAAAVAAGQKLGPGAGGGNGGVVGGGPMAHRAGGTEQYAMDKASDFHFLQNVHFPELRNSSANHQMGGTIATVGPHLPAVSTSAHLLQQQQQQQQQQQQQHQQQQIPATVLGSVAQQHHGSLGSAHVLTDFNHLLPAGVSFFEMAVQTKEFQYYWFTKLMETKGLEAAHKFTDILRQVPTANSMKTQPTGGLPVNNQQQQPGAKMPGLVGTGAGNGPLSSQADLFLDNILNPMRDPLLLGGGGANVGNIVQGNVLVNGVAGSGSSANAANNHPGAGAKSGGILESVDLFASLSSSLAPEIPSLGGPVQQSQPQQSVPLYRRQAGQNYQNSGSGSGGVGGGASNSSSGGGAIGTASSSNAQSIESSTPDLLDSVQLHQHQQQQQQQQQQQQQQHQQQHFGMQQTLLDLLEPKISQQNYLFGAANGGNQFAGNTLLEQHQQQQQQNGGFPGNGGYSSIQNIAAGLLQQQQQQQQMQHQQLGGRDYMPHLTSHAGPQMVQAGLVQSQPHLHDEHLLSQRPPGVGAGSVVGPSGMPTSSAAHATYASVLSQGQQQQHHHHQQQHHHGNNANQHQVQQHHHYASQQQQQQQQHAIMDGLKQHGKIDLSDGGLGGTGGALVDGSSNNGNNSAVGNDPFAPLRNLGGKSNGLYNYFL; encoded by the exons ATGACCGAAGCTCAAGCCAATGAGTACCTCCGGAATCGACTGTGGCAGAAGGCGAAAG acATCTACGACAGCATCGTTGAAGCCTCCGGTAACGATCAACCGTCAGGTCGAAGACTCTCGAAGGAGCAAGTAATCGCGTGTCTTTACGGGCGGACAGAATGCTGTCTAGAGCTGCAACAGTACGATCAGGTAACGCAGGACTGCCAGCGATTGCTAAAGCTGCTTACTCTAGCCGAGAACGCCGCCAACAACAATAGCAACCCAAACAGCAACGGGAGCGCTCCAGTATCGTCCACCGAATCTCCCAGCCCTACACCGTCCTCATCGTCGACTGGATCGTCGTCCTCTTCGTCGGGCAAGGGTACGTCGGCGAAATCCACCGCTAATGGAACATCCAATGCCGGCGTCGTTGGTGCAAGCAGCACCGAATCGAAGATCCGCAAACGGCTCATACACTCGCTGTTCAAGCAGCAAAAGTTCAGCGAAGCGGAAGTGATCCTGCAGGAATGGGCTACGTGTCCGGGCGCTAATCAGGACATCGGACGGTACCTCGATCGGTTGAAGGTGTTGCTACAGATGGCTTCATCGTCCGGTGGATCGTCACCAagtgctgatggtggtggagAAAACCAGCAAACCAATGCCGGTGGTAATAACAACTTACCCGACGGATCACCGGCTACTGGCGCCGAACACACCACGAGTTCAAGTTCGTCGACCGTTTCTTCGCTTTCATCACTAAATGACGAGTATGAACAGATTGAGACGAAGCTGGATAAGCTTATCCTGAACAATCTACCGCCGGATCGTTACACTAAGCAGCTGGGTCGGATAGAGAGCCAGCTGAAGGTGGGAAACGGCGATACTACGGAGGGGCTTTCGGCTGAGCTTGATGAAGCAAATCAAAAGCCGGTTGGCCTGAAAAAACAGCAGCAGGACGGCGATATTCCCAAGGAGACAGAACCGACGGCGGGCGGGAAATCGGCGGGAAAAGCTTCGACCGCAACACACATGAACAGTAGTGGTAGCAGttgtagtagcagcagcagcagtagcagcagtagtagcagcaacagtgaTAGCAAAGCTAGTGATAGTAACTGTAATTTATTCAATGAAGCAAACAGTGATAAGGGCGAGAAGAAAGCATCCAACACAGATCGAGGAACGGTCGGTGGATCGGGAGGGTCTCGTACAATGGATAGCTCGTCCGGTGGTCGCGGTTCCGGAACGGTTGGTGTTAGCGGTGGAAAATTAGCTAACAACCATCCGGCGGAGAAGCACGGCAAAGCGGTCGGTGGTTCATTCGGACAGGACAAACTATCTGGTGGCGGCAGCAAAGGGATGCCAATGGACAAATTGAGCAGTATTACCTGTGTCtactgtacgctttcgtttgccGATCGGTCAGAATTGCGCGCGCATTGCCAAACTGAGAGCCACCAGAACATCATCATGTCGGATGAAG GTCGAGACTGGAAATGGCGTCCACCTCCTCGCGGCTTCGTAGCCGAGTCGTACACACTGTGTGAAAAGTTTCAGGATAATCAAAACTGTCACTACGGCAACCAATGTGTTGAGGCACATGGTGTCGATGAGCTGAACGAGTGGAAGGAACGCTTTGAGTATCGCAAGAAGAAACTGCAGCGAGCACGTGACAAAGAACTGTACGGCAAGAGCTACACGGAGCAGCTGCTGGAACGGTGGGTGCAGGCACCCAGCCCGGAGAAGGTGATGCGCGAAAAGGTGGAAGGTGTTGAGGATAGCTGTTCGCACGATCTCGTCACAACCATCTCCTCGAAAGTAAGCAAACGCGAATGGTCGTTCGTGCTAAAGTCGAAGCGCCACCTGAAGGCGGTGGCACTGCTCCAGGACGCGCATCGGAATCATTTCGTGTTGAAGCAAGTCTGCCCGGGAGAGCTGCGAATCGGTGGTGCGGGCAGCAGTAGTGGCAGCAACAACACTAAGAAGGGGATGATCGCCGGTGGGAAAGGTACATCGACTGAGGCGGAGCTTAACTCGGAGCAGGAGTGGATTGCTCCGTCGGCCAGCACCGACAAGGGTGATACGACCGCTACCATACTGGAGCACCGTGTGAAGGTGGGTTTCAGTACGGAAATTTACGGTACCTTTCGACAAACGGTGGTGTTCGATTTCGGACGTGAACCGGTGCTGGTAAAGCACATTTGCGTTGATGTGGTGCCGGTGACGGAGGTCGACAAAATACAGGAGATTAAGAAGGACATTGTGATGTCGACGGCTGAACGATGGGATGAGACAAACTCGGAGATATTCGAGTTTACCACCGCTCCCATtccacacatgcacacaccgGCCTATACAGCGGATGCGGAACGCGAGAAGGATCTTCTCGTGCGCTACCCACTTCCGAAGGCTTCCACGTTCGTGCTGACGCAGTCGACAATTACGGAAAAGAAGCTAACGCGCAACAACTATCGTAACCGCATCCATGAGCTGCTGTACGTGGAAGAAATCGCAAGGTACGAGCAGATAGCGCGCTACAACCTGACCACGCGACTTTCGATCGTGACCAACTACCTGCTCACTCCGAGCGGTATGGCGACCAGCACGGCAAAGTATTCACACTCGGGCGAATTGTTTGCGTTGATGAAGCTCGGCAAGGACGTGTCGGAAGATACGTCCGCTGGGCGATTGATTTTGAACAATTGCCAGGCGGTGTACATTGCGGCAGCCCGTGAAACAATTCCCGCTGGCGAACGGCGCAAGGTGTACGAAGCAGTAATTGAGGATAAGGGCAAGAACATGATCTACCTGAAGGTGTCGGCGAAAGCGGTGACCGGGCTAGGGCTTAAACCGGACACAGAGTTCCTGTCCGACATCCAGTTCCAACCAAACCGTCTGACGTATTGTGAGTGGCATCAAGCAATCGACAAGATTGCCGACTTTCGCATCATCTTTCCGGAGATCTTTCTCGAACCGAGTATCCCGTGGACACCGCAGCGCCAGTGGGATGCATCGCTCGATCCAAAGCTGAACTCAAAGCAAAAGGAAGCGGTAGTAGCGATCACGACACCGGTCAATGTGCCGCTGCCACCGATTCTGTTGATTGGGCCGTTCGGTACGGGCAAAACGTATACGCTGGCACAGGCGATCAAGCAGCTGTTGTTGCAGGACAGCACAAAGATTCTGATCTGCACACATTCAAACTCGGCTGCCGATCTTTACATCAAAGACTATCTCCATCCATGGGTAGAAGAGGGCATGACGGAGGCACGACCACTGCGTGTATACTACCACAAGCGCTGGGTAGCGACGGTTAACAGTATTGTCCAGAAG TACTGTCTGGTGGATTTGAACATCAACATGCGCAACTTTCGACGACCGACTGTGAAAGACATCCTGAAGCATCGTATCGTCGTGGTGACGCTCAACATTTCGACGGAGCTGGCCTCACTGGATCTGCCGAAGGGCCACTTCACCCACATCTTCCTTGACGAGGCGGCCCAAGCGATGGAGTGCGAAGCGATCATGCCACTAGCGCTTGCCGGTGAAGGTACGCGCATCGTGCTGGCCGGCGATCACATGCAAATGTCTCCGGAGCTGTTTTCGAACTTTGCCAAGGAGCGCAAACTGCACGTTTCGCTGCTGGAACGGCTGTACGATCACTACCCGAACGATTTCCCGTGCAAGATTTTGCTGTGTGAAAACTATCGTGCGCACGATGCCATCATCCGCTTCACATCGGAACTGTTTTACGAGCAGAAGCTGATCGCATCGGGTAAGCAACCGCGGCACGAGAAGTTCTACCCGCTAACGTTCTTTACGACCCGTGGCGAGGATGTGCAGGACAAAAATTCGACCGCCTTCTACAACAACTCGGAGGTGTACGAGGTGGTTGAGCGCGTGTGTGAGTTGCGCAAGAAGTGGCCAAGCGCGTGGGGTAAGATCAACGACCAGAGCATCGGTATTATGACGCCCTACGCGGATCAGGTGTTCCGTATCAGGTCGGAACTGCGCAAGCGACGCATGGGCGGTATCAGCGTGGAACGAGTGGCAAACGTGCAGGGCAAACAGTTTCGAGCGATCTTTCTCTCGACGGTACGCACCAGACGCACGTGCAATACGAACCCGAGCGAGGGCACGAATACAAATGAGGAGGTGGACTACGGATTTCTCAGTAACTCGAAGCTGCTCAATACGGCGATCACACGCGCCCAGAGTCTTGTAGCGGTTGTCGGTGATCCAGTGGCGCTCTGCTCGATCGGCCGGTGCCGCAAGGTTTGGGAGCGTTTTATCGAGATTTGCTACCAAAACAAGAGCCTGTTCGGTATCACCTGGTCGCTGTTGCGTTCGCAGCTTGACGGCGTAGAGCTAAAGAAGACGTACGTGCTGAACCCACTCGCACCGGAATTTATTCCTAGGGCTTTGCAAGGGGAGGCATATCTGCGCGATCAAGCCGCAAGTATTGGTGGGCTAGCGATGTCGGCATCGGGCCAATTTCATCCACTTGCGGTGGCTGCTCACCATGGTGGGCCGGTGGGAGCACCACACCAAAGTCATCACGGATCagcacaccaacaacaacagcaaccccagcagcagcaacaacaacaacagcagcagcagcacccacagcaacagcaccaacagcaggTTCCGTCTGTGCATGCGTCTcatcacttgcaccatttGCAATCGCATCACCATGGCGCACCACAACAACCTGGTGCAGGATCGTCGTTCCATCATGGTAACTtagcagctgcagcagcagcagcagcagcggcaggcGGTAACTTCCCACTCGGCAATGTTGCCGGAGGTTCGACTGGTGCAGGAATAGCAGGCCTACCGAATGCTGCAACTGCAGCCGCACTAATGCGCAATCAGCTGGCTATTACACCCTTCATAGGACCTACGTCTGCCGTCCAAGGGCCGGTAGCGCAAACGTCGATGCTGCAGCAACACATTCAATCGCAGCAACCATCACAACCGCAACCTCCACAGCAACaaccgcagcagcaacagtttcCCTACCAGAATCAGCTGTATTTctatcagcaacagcaacagcagcaacaacaatcatCCCAACAGCAATCACTTCGTGCAGGTGGTCCATCCCTAGTCCCACCATCGGCCCTCGGAGGGCCACCGATACCACCGAATATGGCGCCACCGAACCAGAACGCGCCGAACCTGTGGGGTTCGGGAGCAGGTAGCTCCTTCCCGATGGTTTCTTCGCCCGGTGGTCGCAATACACCGCCCGGTTGGCGATTGGCGCAAAAGAACGTTCCACCCTCGATACGCCCCCAGCTGGCGGCTGCTGTAGCAGCGGTGGCGGCCGCAGGTCAACCGGTGACGCATCCGCTCAGCATGGGATTGCCCGGCGGTCCAAGTCGTCCCGGTCCGCCGCCTCTGATTGCCCCACCGATGCGTAGTCCGACGATTGCCGGCGGACAGGCACCGCCTTGCCCACCATTGGGACCATTATCGTACTTTCAACAGCAACCTAACAAAGGTCCCACCGGGGCCGCTGGTACCACGCTCATGCAAACCCAggctcaacagcagcaacaacaacagcaagccGGTGGTGCATTTGGGCTTTACCATCAAGCACCCCATCTTGGCGGTGGCCCTTTACAGCAAGGACCCGTCGTTGCGCAGCCGAATCATCACATCCGGCCAATGCTGACCGGTGGACCCATCAGTCCCAGCAGttttcagcagcaacagcagccccAGGTTGTGCCCAACTCCCAATCGCAGGGACATTTTGGGCAAACTGGAGACCTGTACATGACCAGCATCCAGAGCGATTTGATGGCCATGTCTAACCGGATGCCGCATATGGCGGTAGCGGCTGCTGCAGCGGCAGCAGTTGCCGCGGGACAGAAACTCGGCCCAGGAGCCGGTGGAGGTAACGGTGGAGTAGTTGGAGGTGGCCCGATGGCACATCGTGCGGGTGGAACCGAGCAGTACGCAATGGACAAAGCGTCTGATTTTCACTTTCTCCAAAACGTCCACTTTCCGGAGCTGCGCAATTCTTCGGCAAATCATCAGATGGGTGGTACGATTGCGACTGTTGGGCCTCATTTACCGGCAGTCTCTACATCAGCGCATTTattgcaacaacagcagcagcagcaacaacaacaacaacaacaacatcagcaacaacaaatacCCGCAACCGTGCTTGGGTCGGTCGCACAGCAACATCACGGTTCGCTCGGATCCGCTCACGTTCTAACTGATTTTAATCATCTGCTGCCAGCGGGCGTAAGTTTCTTCGAGATGGCGGTGCAAACGAAAGAGTTCCAGTACTACTGGTTCACCAAGCTGATGGAAACGAAAGGGCTCGAAGCGGCACACAAGTTCACGGACATTCTGCGCCAGGTACCGACGGCTAATTCGATGAAAACGCAACCAACTGGCGGGCTGCCGGTTAataaccagcagcagcaaccgggtGCAAAGATGCCCGGATTAGTCGGCACGGGCGCTGGCAATGGTCCACTTTCTTCACAGGCCGATCTGTTTCTCGATAACATACTGAATCCTATGCGTGATCCGCTGCTGCTCGGCGGTGGTGGCGCTAATGTCGGGAACATTGTGCAAGGTAACGTGCTGGTGAATGGGGTTGCTGGTTCTGGATCTTCAGCCAATGCAGCCAACAACCATCCGGGCGCGGGCGCTAAAAGTGGAGGTATTCTCGAATCGGTTGATCTATTTGCTAGCCTTTCATCTTCACTTGCGCCTGAAATTCCGTCCCTCGGTGGACCAGTACAACAGAGTCAGCCACAACAATCTGTACCACTGTATCGTCGTCAGGCAGGACAAAACTATCAAAATAGTGGTAGTGGCTCCGGTGGTGTAGGAGGAGGAGCAAGTAATAGCagcagtggtggtggtgccatCGGTACAGCTTCTTCATCGAATGCCCAATCGATCGAATCGTCCACCCCGGATCTACTCGATTCAGTGCAATTGCAtcagcatcaacaacaacagcagcagcagcagcaacaacagcaacagcagcatcagcaacaacatttTGGTATGCAGCAAACGCTGCTCGATTTGCTAGAACCGAAGATATCGCAACAGAACTACCTTTTCGGTGCTGCTAACGGTGGGAATCAATTTGCCGGTAATACGTTGCTCGaacagcaccaacagcagcaacaacagaatgGTGGATTCCCTGGTAATGGTGGTTACAGCTCCATACAAAACATTGCAGCGGGTTtgttgcaacagcagcagcagcagcaacagatgcAACATCAGCAGCTTGGTGGTCGAGATTATATGCCACACCTGACATCACATGCTGGTCCGCAAATGGTGCAGGCCGGTTTGGTACAATCTCAGCCGCATCTGCACGACGAACATCTGCTGTCCCAGCGTCCACCCGGTGTTGGTGCCGGATCAGTAGTGGGCCCGTCTGGAATGccaacatcatcagcagctCATGCAACGTACGCAAGCGTACTGAGCCAGggacaacaacagcagcatcatcaccatcagcagcagcaccatcacGGTAATAATGCTAATCAGCATCAGGTGCAACAGCACCACCATTATGCCagtcaacagcaacagcagcagcagcagcacgctATAATGGATGGTCTGAAGCAGCACGGAAAGATCGATCTTTCCGATGGTGGTCTTGGCGGTACTGGCGGTGCACTGGTTGATGGCAGTTCAAACAATGGCAACAATAGTGCAGTGGGCAACGACCCCTTCGCTCCGTTGCGCAATCTTGGTGGCAAAAGCAATGGGctttacaattattttctttaa